DNA sequence from the Armigeres subalbatus isolate Guangzhou_Male chromosome 1, GZ_Asu_2, whole genome shotgun sequence genome:
TAGAACCAAATGAGCGTgtagaccaatgcaagatcttgatCTAACCTCACATATTTGACAGTttacagagcttgtttacaaggtgttagaagataaatcgatgaggagaaaattaaaattcatatttctaGTCTAAAATTGCTGCGAtccgaatatttcaatgatattctttgcattcaacatgaaatcaatcgcaaaggacatctacatgcgaataaaatgacgaaacaattttatcggaagcttcgccagaggctaagtcccggtgaaaaagctctgtgaactgtcaacctacgtcatcatgcactggtctacactgtgccaccaaagtactctttaatgggtaaaaatgtacccattatgaagttaaatagttcaactcattaaaagagtaaacagcgtttactcattaatgggtaaaagACTTGTACGTCAAGTTCATGTGTGATTTTTACCCATTATCGCAAACAAAATTCGAGCACAGTGGGTAAAACTTACTCTTTTCTATTCTAAATAATTCGTATAGAAAAAATAATATGGATTTGAAAAAGACATTGTTATAATTTAAGAGGTATGAAGTTTTATTTCCTGACATTAAGATCTATTTACATACAACAACATATTCACTTAGAAACAATCTCGAAAACAATATTATACAGCGTAAAAGTCGAGATCAACCAATGCTGAATTGTTGTCATCAGCGTCCTCATTTCACATTGGCTTCTTGAGTCTCCTTTCAGCGGCTGCTGTAACGGAACTGCCGTCAGATGAACGCCGATAAAAAGCTTGATTTCCCGGCCGTCAATTACTATGGACGACATTCTCGTACGCTTGGTCGTAACCATTATCTGAAATAAGACTTAGTATAAGTTTATCGACTTATTTCCATACACAAAATAGAAATCAAACCTTATTCATTTGATTACTGCATGTAGGGCTCTGGTTTCTTTTCGGGAGCAGCTGTTGGGGCTGGCGCTAGCGGATCAGATTCTGGTAATCAGGATCTTGATGTGCGATTCCATTACATATTCCTAATTTTATGTATTCCTCTGTGTTTTTGGTCTGTAATAAAGGAATTATGTTGAATAGTTGTTAGAACaactaaaaatataaacaaCTTACGTTTTATTACCATAAATCacaaagatttttaaattttattgcatGTCGTTTGCAAACGCGGGCTCAGCGGATTATcagttatttgtttttgttggcATGCACGTAAGTAGTTTTTCACTCTTTAATGAGTAACTATTCAATATGGCAAAATGGTTGTTAAATACGCAttatcgaaaaaaataaaatacccaCTTTTTTGACAGCTCCATACATCGTCAAAAAATGAGGTATttttactctttaatgggtattgGTGGTTCACAGTGTATGTCACCTTGTCGATAAAGAAGAAGCACAGAGGGACTAATCAAATCTTACTTAACTCGACAGGTAAAAGCCTGTTCAGActtataggccttttcatgagCCTTTTAAAAATCCGTTAATAGGcctttcacgagacgtttaaaatcagcggattttaccgtcaattgacagtttttctatgaaagtgacagcttcgaaCTTGCGGgcctgttcttcttcttcttattggcattacatccccacactgggacagagccgcctcgcagcttagtgttcattaagctcttccacagttgttaactgcgtggtttctaagccaggtttgTGGGTCAAAGGGGACAGGTTCAGCAGTGGATCCACGTCGGCAAAGGAATTGAACCAGGAACGGAACGTTTTCTAGTCGGTTGATAAAAACACACGCGGTTACAACAATCGGTTTTTAtttagagaaaaatacaaagtacATTATAAAGCGCAGGTAGCGTAAAGGAATGCAAATAGTGTTGCGCCAAAACATAGAGGCGCGAATGTGTGACGAGGATGAACCGCTGTAaaggctccgtcagacgttgcaagcaaatcactcgcagagagcattttgctcgcagaaagtaacgtctgtcaaaaatttgcatgtctgactacactgaaagtgattgcatgcaaacaaatgacaacTCGCAAGCAAACGCTCGCTTGCATTGTGTGACTGCTAAGCGTTAAAAATTTGCCACTCGTTGAAACTAAATTGCGCTTGCTAGTGTAGCACTAGCAAATTTTTCGCTCGCAAAAGTGAAAACGTTTTCAGATGGCAGCGTTGCACTGCAAAAATAGGAATGGAATTAGATTTTTTGgccgaaaaacaagtttttcttttttgtttatatttgcatgagagtaaatctTACATTTGCAAAAGGTGAAAATCTGCTACGTGTGACTGCAATTGCGAGTGCTCTCAGAAACTATTCGCTcgcacgagtgatttgcttgcaacgtctgacggagccttAAATCTAtcaaggttaccatttttgcattcgtatatcatgaagctaacacgatgatacttttatgcccagggaagtcgagacaattcccaatccgaaaattgcctagaccggcaccgggaatcgaacccagccaccctcagcatggtcttgctttgtagccgcgcgtcttacctcacgaTGCCCACCGATGggtatccaaatgagtgtctagtataggaacggaatgcgttcatattttatttatgcacttgttctcgcaccggttgtttctatcaaggttgttggagtgcaatcatgcttcgcaccggtggtgaatatccgggtgctattgaggcaaacacggaaataaataaaatcaggaaaaaattattatttattttcaaatctttcagaacgcgctccaacttttgtaaaataagtatgtgcgtaatgcattttgtgattatcagattagctagacacacatctgctaggtggcgctagcttatatgcaataattgAGTGAGatggatatctcgagatctataagacttagaaagattttgtcttctacaaagttgttcgggttgccataacatttatgatggagactagtttagtttggaattcatacgcatagcggcgcttgtgtatgagaaataacctgttaggttaaatatttctaaatccgttagagttagaaagtggccatcttctacaaagttatccgaattatcttttaggttggttattatgtaagatttaaaagggtagtcaaaaccagaagtttggtttgaaaccgcaatactcgttggcactcgagttgagtcgaatcgagtcaagtacgagacactgaagatggccttactgtagaagtcgaaataagtatctgtcaaaggtacaagcaagtggtggaattaaatggaattgtacgaactcgtctcaTGTCAAGTAACTTTGTACACTCAAGTAAAAAAGCCCCTCAGATTCATGTGCCGacccacatggatttttgcaatgagGTTTGACCAATGAAAAGTATGTGTAAAGTTAATGGATTTTCTCCAATGTTCAATTCGATCCAAATCATAATTGCATAACATGGAATCCATAAAACTGACACATACTTATAATAATAACCATCGATGAAATCTATGCATACAGCAAATGGTCTCAATCGCTAGTTTCCCCGAAtactttttcttcctttttattttttatgaataaataaaacattttaaatATAGCAGGTTATATGGATGCAAAAGCATATTTTATTCTTTGATTGCAACATAAACTCGATTCAATTGAAATCTGAAAACGTCGATCAGCGAATCTGGATTCTCTCTCGTTCCGTGCACTAAACCTAACTTTGTCATCCGTGTTGTTCCATTTTGTGACGTCCATTTTCATCGACGTTGGTTTTGAACTGCAAATCGGAAGAAAATCGGACAGCGCAAGTCGATGTTGTCAAATTTTATACAGTTGAATTGCTATAACAGTAAATTTTCTGATCTGAAGCCGTGATCGTTCGCTTCGCCGTACTACGGCATTTGCTGGTGCTAGGCCCCGGGTTCGGACATTATTTGTATCGCACAGCTGTCGAAAGTAGAGCGTCGAACACGGAAGCTTAGAACAGAATGAAACGATAGTACCTTGTATGTCCGTCTGCGGATAGTGGATGCACTTTTGTTTTCAGTTTCCGCTGGAGCAGGAGATTCGGATGATGGTTTCGGACGATGTATGTGGAACCTACGTTAAGAGTTTCTTTCTTGTATTTTAGTGTAACCTTTTCATACGTTATAGTTAAAATACTTACCGACTCATGTGGCTCGGAACTCGAAACTTAAAACAGTACCGTGAGCTAACCATCGTACTAAAAAATTTCACTACGGCTTCCGAAAGAAAATTTTTTCACGTTcgccattttttttcttaaccACCGTCATCAACTTTGTGAGCAAATCCATTAGTCGGTGAATGCAGGAAGTGCGTTCAATAAGTCATCAATTCCAATGCTTGATCAAATTAAAGGTATGTGTCGCAAGTATGATGGTCATGAgagtaaaataaaattgatgagAATGGGAATTTTGGTAAAGTATGAGAAACTACACATACATTTGatgggtgaatttatttgaGTGTAGAATACgacaatattctgaaaattccagattttgagatatttaacctatcagtttatataacactagcgccgctaagcgattgtgtttaaaactaaacttgtttgcatcatgacggttttcaccacccgaacaactttgtggaatatggcaatattctaaaaaatttcatttttcgaaatatctaacctagcaggttatttcttagacactagcgccaccaaacgGTTATATCTCAATCTAAACCTGCgttggtcataatggttttgaccacccgaacaactttgtagaaggcggcaatattctaaaaattacatattttgagatacctgacctatcaggttatttccaatacactagcgccgccaagcggttgtattattaactaaacttgctttcgtcatgatggttttaatcaactttgtagaagacggcaatattcttaagatttcaactatcgaaatatctaacctttaAGGTtattcactagcgccgccaagcggttgtatttcaaattaaacttgttttcgtcatgatggttttgaccacccgaacaactttgtagaagacgccaatattctaaaaattccagatttcgagatatctaacctatcaggttatttcatatgcacctgggtggtgcggatagaatcgatttggttgtcaaactgaagccaaaattttctattgtgccggagccaaacattgaagattgtggttatgttcgtttctgatccaatattgagaagtattgttattattttgggaaaaaataaaaataaactttgtttgagttttgtattcattgtaacaaatattctcacattgtattttgagtggaaaattagttgGAATGCAATTAAatagcactcgttacgaaatttcacgagattcaatagctgattggagcatgaatgtatgtaaacaatcgtaaagtcatgtagagtctagctcatttgtgcgccctcatgcagcgtggaaagagaaattcgaagagcgggaaatgtttgacagccaagtaactgcaaaataattttgtttatgggagtgatttcaaaatatccctctgctcgcttgagcgcagaaaagcggctctatccgcagcacccagatatgcactagcgccgccaatcagttgaaatccaaactaaactgacctccatcacaatggttttgatgatgaatacccgataaccgaacaatttttcagaagacggcacattttttatttatgcgttaCTCTATATTTtcgtgtgatggtttggcaacggttggagcgggtcgccaaatttgccaactcgctattcaccgtaggttgcgtttacatttcccaaacccgtttaccaacgaccggtgcgagttcgcgACGTTTgcgtcatgatagaggttgctattttggctttatttacgcagtggtggggatcgtctaaggagggtccctgttcagcggttgtaaacaagtgcagtctcggcagtgtcccatgaaaaggcctattaataataattcaatTACCTTACCTACACGCTTagattggtttacctatttatgggtacttcattcactcaaatatgggtaaatgtTATTTCGCCCATATTATTAGTAAAAAAGACCTAGAAAATCAGTCaaatttactgatttttttcaaaagctgactttacccatatttgagtaatttaatttacccatatttggttgaaaaaataaacatcaacaaATCCAGATTGATGGCCGCGCCGCGCAgtaatcaaaaattaaaagttcTATTTGTCCAATCTTTCCTGCAGTCACGGTTGCAAACAATGTCGTGGTTCGTGAAATAAGGTAATTGTGTTGTAgttttttgttatattttattAATATGAGTTATCGATACATTTCTTTTATGTTGGAACTTCTAGACGATAATCAAAGTTCTGACCAGAAGCAGCAAAACAGCCATTCGCTACTGGCCTCGTCCATGGCAAAGCAGCTAGCGAAAACGTTCCCGAAGCTCCCGAACGTCCCTCGTTTTGTCTCATTCCGGATCATCCCGTCATCAATTTGTCCAAGGAAAACATATTGTGTCATTATGTACATTATGGGCTCGATTATGGGTAAATTGCGTACGATCCGATCCGAAGTTTATCGCCTGATTACGCTCACTTACTGGTCGCTAATCCAACAAACCAATGATATACACCATCGTTTCTTATCACCTTGGCCATCGTGATCGCTTCCTGCCATCATAGTGCAAGTGCAAACGAAAAATCTCGGACGCCGGAGAAAATGACAGGTTTCATTCGGACTGTTACTTGCTGGTATCGGAGTCGAAATTCGTCAGGCAGGCTTCCGGATCATGAAGAACTGGTCAACTCTTGGGTCAACTTCAAATTTCGCCAGGGAAAACTAGATGACATGAATTAACGAAACGGTAAGTTACATTATGTTACTGATTAGAAAAAGATGCCCATCATAGTGTATTTTTTGTTTCCACATTTACAGGGCGAAACGTTGAAACAACACGTAAAAAGCACCTGGGGCGGATCCAATTTCACCAACGGAAGCACCTGGTACCATAGGACTTTCGCATTCTCATCCGGATTCCAAAACTACCTTAGCCGTTGCCTAAAATGGCATTCAATCCTGAAGGATGGGGGACACCTTATCGTAAGTAAATATAGTTTATTCGTCTTTTTATATTTAACTGAAATTTCATCTCTCCCACAGCCGAAGGAAGGGAAGGTCATGTAATTCTGTGCTGTACTGTGCAGAGTACGTCCATGAATCTCCAGTAGCAGCGGACCATCCAGCTAATCCCTGTAGGCATGTTTAGGCCCTCGGTCGCATATGATCCAGAGCAACAAAGGCGGTACAATTATGCTCGCAATTATGGTACTCAACCAGGAGCGGCTTCTACTGTTCACGTTTCCGAGGGGAACCCGATTATTTTTAATTAGCCGCCAATGAATTTTCAGATTACTTATTAATACTATTTTAACAAAATCggatgatttgttttttttttaatagaaataTAGAATCTGTATACAAAAGATCAAATATAtttgaataattatttattttataaaataaataataaaaacctTTGAAATATACCGAACAAAAATACAGGAGaatcacccaaatatgggtgaaattTACCAATAATTCTCACTTCTTCAAGTACCTATATATGGGTAGCATTAGGTTACCCATATATAGGTACTGGTCGATTCACCCAAAtctaggtatgtgcactttttggcgattttaggtactcttcacccatatttgggtgaactgaactaagcgtgtatagaccagtgcatgatgacgtaggttgacagttcacagagctttttctccgggacttagcctccggcgcagcttccgataaaattgtttcgtcatattattcgcatgtagatgtcctttgcgattgatttcatgctgaatgcaaagaataataCTTGAATATTCGGATCACAGCAAATTcgaactaaaaatatgaattttaattctcgagcaacatatgattagggccgaaaaaccaacaatgctgaaccgagaaaaatgaggttcaagttttttatgactaatttaattcattaattGAAGTAGAAACTCATTTCATTGCCAAAACCATGTCAATGCTATACGTAAATGGGTATATTATAACAACAGATaaagattaattgaaaaaccattcgaaatctacaaaatttcagctaaaacaaaaatcgcgcCGTTTACTCGCATTACCGGCAACACGTCTGGTTTTTAAGCCGTTTGCTCAAAGCTAGTAACACCATCGGATTTGTTAGCCAGAGCAGTTCTGCTATGCGATATATCAAAAATCTAGTAAtaatatacattttaaaataatttggagCTAGTTTTTCTAAATAAGCAATATAAAGTGAATGGcctaaaaaccaaagcaaacatTCAGCATGGTAGTTGAGGGCGCcaacaaaggacttaaaaaccactatggtgcaaattgttcatgagacgttcactcaaaatagcaataaGTGTGTTTCTTAGGAGATATCAAGTACGGAGTTTTGCCTAGGATGAAGAattatttacaaagcaatcgtttatgccagaaaatcaaaaatcaaggttttggtttataagccgtaatcatatgttacgcgagaattttcccttcatcgatttttcttctaacaccttgtaaacaagctctgtgaactgtcaaaataagtgaggttaagttagagtttgcattggtctattagGGTcttgccgacatttctcacgAACACGAACCcacggttcgtggttgcaaacaatttcatttgattttcccgtgatagctgctcgtggttgcaaacaaactgaaTAAAAGTATGTGAGTGAAATGTGCGTGTGCGTACACGCTCGCAGAAAGCCTAATTGTCAAAGGATAACAAGAGAAAAACAGCTGATTCGATCTAGGGTAAaatgaccaatagtggacccccaaccaatagtggaccttccagccatttttgcattattacagcacaatgtaaacattttgctatgaaattccatcgggagaacctacttTACActtctatgatttgattacatgcattggaaatgctacgGAAAGTTAAATTAGATTAattttaacaattttgtaaaaaataaacatgaGAGTGTCCatttataggaatattttgggggtccagaatagggaagaagaacgtcccgaaatggaacatcaaaatcaaatgaagtgtcgactatagggaaacAATTTCCTATCATGggcccccagggggtctactatagggcgaattcactCGGACattgaaatgttaatttcaacgaataacgtcgtatatttgagtattttatgtatgtatcgtggaGAGGAGAtacagaacttgttattagatatcaacCGGAAGTAGTATGTTGAAAATTCCTACACCTTATggcaggaagagcaaaattccgctactagggggtccactattgggcattttgcCCTATGTCATAAAATGCCTCAtagggtttcgccccaattagcgagtTCCTAACTAAAAAGCACcccaacttgaaaaaaaaacgttaaaAAATGTCTGTggcagaacgttgtaacatatacctatttttatgaaaataactgaaatctcgcttaagttttcaaaaggacctaagtaacatttttttcatgaattaatttgaatagcgcaatcaacagaacaacatgaaagcttttgattgcagtactcagattaattcatgaaaaaaatgttacttaggaccttttgaaaagttaagcgagaaatgttcacacgcagtgcagagTTCGAAGTCAGTGGTGTAAACCCCTTTCTTAATATATCGTTAAATTGatttcaattgcaataaaaatgtttagtttcaaaaaaggattttttttagtctgatcaaaatgttacatatacgccgatttgaaaaagtacTCGAGCATTGTTGTGTTTAGAATATTATACAGTAAACAGTTCACATTGTATCGGGCCAAAGAAATTAATCTGGAGAATTTTCCTTAAATACTTGCATCATTTCATTTATGCTTCCTTTTGCTATCATGGAGCTTTGCAGCTTTCTTCTTCATCATCTGCAGGCGCTTGTCCGCACTGATGATATTGATATTCGGCGTACCTGCCCCTGTACTAGCAGACGACGATGATCCCCCAGCCGAGGAAGATCCTCCCCTCGTCGACTCCGAACCACCACCGCCgccgctgctgctgctactCTTGGACGACTTCTCCCTATCCTTTTCTCGGTCACGATCCGAACGATCTCGATCCCGGTCCCTATCGCGATCGCGGTCTCTATCCCTATCGCGATCATGAGAAGATCCTTCTTTGCTTGATTTGGAACTCTTGTGCTTGGACGAAGAGGACGAGGACGACTCGTAGCTTTTGCTACTCGATGACTTGGAgtgcgatgacgacgacgaaaCCTTTGCCGGTGAACCGACGGCTGGCGATGAGGACGAAGATGACTTGCTGACCGATTTTGATTTGCACAAAGTGCAGAACCAGGCATTTTCCTGATCGTTGGCATCTGCTTCGGAAATGGCCGGCTTGTGGCACTCCTGGTGATACAGCGAATGACAATCGGCGCACTCAACCAACCGATTCCGGGCCGTATGCTCCATCCGTTTACAAACGATGCACATCAGGTCTTCCAGCTCCTTGAGCTGATCCTCTTCCATCACGACATCGTCATCCTCGTCGTTTCCTTCGACGTCCGATATGGAAAGAATAATCGACCCCGACGGTGGCGGGGGGACAGTAAGCGCTTCAAGTGTCGCACCTTCCACCGCCAGGTCACTCTTCGCCGGAGACTGCTGTTTGGAATCGTGTGCCGGTCCTGCAACCGGTGAAACAGCACGCACCACTACCGGAGCAGGTTTTTGCTTCCGAACGTAAAGATTACTCCCGCAGGCGGTACTTTCTTCGGCCAGATGCTTCTTACTGAGGGTGCTATTCAGTGTTTTACTTCCACCGTAGCGCTGCTTGATCAGTTCATCCAACAAGTTGCGAATCTTTTCTGCTGAATCCGAGTTCGACGAATGAAGCAACTTGAGGGCATGTTTGAATGTGGGATCAATATCGACGGCCGAGGACATCATTTGGGTGGGTTGAATTTTATACCGTTGAACTGAAATTACATTTTTAATCTATCGCTGGTATATAAAGTATTATATCAATATACCTCTAGATCACGATTTTACATAGTCCGGTAACCAAGAAAAAAAGcacaaattctaaaattcttccGTAAAACCAGcagaaaccaaaacaaaattagAGTTGATGTTGTTTTGAAGTTTTGACGTTTGGATATTTATAACAAGCTTTCAAAACTCGATTAGGTCGGCTTAGTAGATTCGCGCCTACGGTTTGAAGTTCGAAAAGCTCTTCGTCGCATCGCGAAAgcttcgtgttccacatttggcGCGCATTAGTTGTGGAAATGGtggaaattaaatatttatatccAATGCACGTGTATGGTTCACGTTCTATATATTTATGAAGGAGAAGGATAATTTTTGAGTTTGGTATTACGAGAGGTTTTTATTTAATTACTCGATTTTATacagggccgatgtccacgtagcggttttttaagGTGCGTGCACGCcacgtccacgcaaggtacccagcatcaaatggagtaatgcacacgtaacaGCAGATAACGATATGTTCCACTAAGGTGGTGCCTTCATCGGTTTGGCTGTTTCTGGCAAGCGCGCGCGAAGGAAGATGGTGCAATAAGCTTGTTATTCGAAtggctggtcctgagaagaaccaattttctttcgcCAATGCGCCTTTCCTATAGTTgttgacaccacaatttgtaataaattctcAGCATCGCCAGTGGCGGCGTGGTATcacaacagtgctatttttgcaGTCAACTCTTGCTTCATAGACCAATGTAAGATCTTAACTTAACCTCaattatttgacagttcacagagcttgtttacagagtgttagaattaaaatcgatcagctggaaataaaaattagtaattttctttcaaaagcattttgatccgaatattctagtgatattttttttttttattctttatttgagtgatttttaaggtttacaaagttcatcacttttcTAGTGCTATGCTTTGATTCCTACCATAAATCCACCACAGCAGACATCAATATTCTTAATTAATCGCAAAAcagttcttccggaagctgctccagagactaatgggtcaaacacaattggtacgtttgcgtgcgttttgacagcttttccatgggaaaactgtcaaaacgcacgcaaacgtatcaattgtgtttggcccataagtccctgtaaacaagctctgtgaactgtcaacctacgtcatcatgcactcaCTGGACTATATGAagtgctggttcgttgaggttgaatgatctgcagcaacacaccgaggatcaccaccaatgcgatggattttcgttgaaaatgttaccagcgtgatgctgtgtccgctccgctgcgatcgctttaaCGCGTCAGCTCTGcgtgaaattttgttcaaactgaggattagatcaaAACCCGtaggttgcttgattttgatgtctgtgctagtgatgcatgtacgtgattggttggtttacctgtttctaaactttttatcaattatcgataataaaaagtcaaaaatcaatattttcatgaTCATCATGACTTcatgactcatccttgatcgaacggtcaaaaaaaattgaagatccattgaga
Encoded proteins:
- the LOC134206250 gene encoding integrator complex subunit 12-like, producing the protein MMSSAVDIDPTFKHALKLLHSSNSDSAEKIRNLLDELIKQRYGGSKTLNSTLSKKHLAEESTACGSNLYVRKQKPAPVVVRAVSPVAGPAHDSKQQSPAKSDLAVEGATLEALTVPPPPSGSIILSISDVEGNDEDDDVVMEEDQLKELEDLMCIVCKRMEHTARNRLVECADCHSLYHQECHKPAISEADANDQENAWFCTLCKSKSVSKSSSSSSPAVGSPAKVSSSSSHSKSSSSKSYESSSSSSSKHKSSKSSKEGSSHDRDRDRDRDRDRDRDRDRSDRDREKDREKSSKSSSSSGGGGGSESTRGGSSSAGGSSSSASTGAGTPNINIISADKRLQMMKKKAAKLHDSKRKHK